A window from Falco naumanni isolate bFalNau1 chromosome 3, bFalNau1.pat, whole genome shotgun sequence encodes these proteins:
- the SMIM12 gene encoding small integral membrane protein 12 codes for MWSVLWAAVRSKAPYVTFPVAFVVGLVGYHLEWFLRGDPQPAAEEEKSISEQREDRKLQEIAGKDLTKVVSLKDKLEFAPRAVLNRNRPEKS; via the coding sequence ATGTGGTCCGTGCTGTGGGCGGCCGTGCGCTCCAAGGCCCCGTACGTCACCTTCCCGGTGGCCTTCGTGGTGGGGTTGGTGGGCTACCACCTGGAGTGGTTCCTCCGCGGGGACCCCCAGCCCGCGGCCGAGGAGGAGAAGAGCATCTCGGAGCAGCGGGAGGACCGCAAGCTGCAGGAGATCGCGGGCAAGGACCTGACCAAGGTGGTGAGCCTGAAGGACAAGCTGGAGTTCGCCCCTCGGGCCGTGCTGAACAGGAACCGCCCGGAAAAGAGTTAA
- the GJA4 gene encoding gap junction alpha-4 protein: MGDWGFLEKLLDQVQEHSTVIGKIWLTVLFIFRILILGLAGESVWGDEQSDFVCNTKQPGCTNVCYDKAFPISHIRYWVLQFLFVSTPTLIYLGHVVYLSRKEEKLKQQESELRAIHSKDPKIEQALAAVEKKMSKIYMTEDGRLKIRGALMWTYIISVICKSIFEAGFLVGQWYLYGFSMVPRYVCKRDPCPHQVDCFISRPTEKSIFIIFMLVMGLISLILNLLELFHLCCKSLLGNIKKVSGPSQDGFAPDMVVGPYPPKHYPFLPMAESHTPPYQAYNKLSSEQNWANFHNEENLALGSGSRPLSDPYTPGAAEAPTPEEKLCSRPGSSASKKQYV; this comes from the coding sequence ATGGGTGACTGGGGGTTCCTGGAGAAACTGCTGGACCAAGTCCAGGAGCACTCGACCGTGATCGGGAAGATCTGGCTCACCGTGCTCTTCATCTTCCGCATCCTCATCCTGGGCTTGGCTGGGGAGTCAGTGTGGGGGGACGAGCAGTCGGATTTCGTGTGCAACACCAAGCAGCCGGGCTGCACCAACGTCTGCTATGACAAAGCTTTCCCCATCTCCCACATTCGCTACTGGGTGCTCCAGTTCCTCTTTGTCAGCACCCCAACGCTGATTTACCTCGGCCACGTTGTCTATCTCTCCCGGAAGGAGGAGAAGCTGAAGCAACAGGAGAGCGAGCTTCGGGCTATCCACAGCAAGGACCCAAAGATCGAGCAGGCCCTGGCAGCTGTGGAGAAGAAGATGTCCAAGATCTACATGACGGAGGATGGGCGGCTCAAGATCCGAGGGGCGCTGATGTGGACGTACATCATCAGTGTGATCTGCAAGAGCATCTTCGAGGCTGGCTTCCTCGTTGGCCAGTGGTACCTGTACGGCTTTTCCATGGTGCCCCGCTACGTGTGCAAGAGGGACCCCTGTCCCCATCAGGTGGACTGCTTCATCTCCCGTCCTACCGAGAAGAGcatcttcatcatcttcatgcTGGTGATGGGCTTGATCTCCTTAATCCTGAACCTCCTGGAGCTCTTCCACCTCTGCTGCAAGAGCCTGCTTGGCAACATCAAGAAGGTGTCGGGGCCGAGCCAGGACGGCTTTGCCCCCGACATGGTTGTGGGTCCCTACCCACCCAAGCACTACCCCTTCCTGCCCATGGCCGAGAGCCACACGCCACCCTACCAGGCCTACAACAAGCTCTCCAGTGAGCAGAATTGGGCCAACTTCCACAACGAGGAGAACCTGGCGCTGGGCAGTGGCAGCAGACCCCTCTCAGACCCCTACACCCCCGGGGCTGCTGAAGCCCCCACACCGGAGGAGAAGCTGTGCAGCCGGCCCGGGAGCTCAGCCTCCAAAAAGCAGTACGTCTAG
- the GJB3 gene encoding gap junction beta-3 protein isoform X2 produces the protein MDWKTLQALLSGVNKYSTAFGRIWLSVVFVFRVLVYVVAAERVWGDEQKDFDCNTRQPGCTNVCYDQFFPISHIRLWALQLIFVTCPSLLVIMHVAYREDREKKNREKNGENCPRLYSNTGKKHGGLWWTYLLSLFFKLIIEILFLYLLHKIWDSFDLPRLVKCSNVDPCPNIVDCYIARPTEKRVFTYFMVGASAICIILTVCEIFYLIFKRVVQSARKWKKSTKRSVSYSKASTCRCHLKTEEKDKSQMRGEEL, from the exons ATGGACTGGAAAACACTGCAGGCGCTGCTCAGCGGGGTCAACAAATACTCCACAGCTTTTGGCCGCATCTGGCTCTCTGTGGTCTTCGTTTTCCGTGTGCTGGTCTACGTGGTGGCAGCTGAGCGTGTGTGGGGAGATGAGCAGAAGGACTTTGACTGCAACACACGGCAGCCGGGCTGCACCAACGTCTGCTATGACCAATTTTTCCCCATCTCCCACATCCGACTCTGGGCCCTGCAGCTCATCTTTGTCACTTGCCCTTCCCTCTTGGTCATCATGCATGTGGCCTACCGGGAGGACCGTGAGAAGAAGAACCGGGAGAAGAATGGGGAGAATTGCCCCAGGCTCTACAGCAACACGGGCAAGAAGCATGGCGGGCTGTGGTGGACCTACCTGCTCAGCCTCTTCTTCAAGCTTATCATAGAGATCCTGTTCCTCTACCTCCTCCACAAGATATGGGACAGCTTTGACTTGCCACGGCTGGTCAAGTGCTCCAACGTGGACCCCTGCCCCAACATTGTAGACTGCTACATTGCTCGGCCAACCGAGAAAAGAGTCTTCACGTACTTTATGGTCGGGGCCTCAGCCATCTGCATCATCCTTACGGTCTGTGAGATCTTCTACCTCATCTTCAAGCGGGTTGTCCAGAGTGCACGGAAGTGGAAGAAGTCCACCAAGCGCTCCGTCAGCTACAGCAAGGCCTCCACCTGCCGGTGCCACCTCAAGACGGAGGAGAAGGACAAGTCCCAGATGAG AGGAGAAGAGCTGTGA
- the GJB3 gene encoding gap junction beta-3 protein isoform X1, with translation MDWKTLQALLSGVNKYSTAFGRIWLSVVFVFRVLVYVVAAERVWGDEQKDFDCNTRQPGCTNVCYDQFFPISHIRLWALQLIFVTCPSLLVIMHVAYREDREKKNREKNGENCPRLYSNTGKKHGGLWWTYLLSLFFKLIIEILFLYLLHKIWDSFDLPRLVKCSNVDPCPNIVDCYIARPTEKRVFTYFMVGASAICIILTVCEIFYLIFKRVVQSARKWKKSTKRSVSYSKASTCRCHLKTEEKDKSQMRWVAALWALAPNLTAV, from the coding sequence ATGGACTGGAAAACACTGCAGGCGCTGCTCAGCGGGGTCAACAAATACTCCACAGCTTTTGGCCGCATCTGGCTCTCTGTGGTCTTCGTTTTCCGTGTGCTGGTCTACGTGGTGGCAGCTGAGCGTGTGTGGGGAGATGAGCAGAAGGACTTTGACTGCAACACACGGCAGCCGGGCTGCACCAACGTCTGCTATGACCAATTTTTCCCCATCTCCCACATCCGACTCTGGGCCCTGCAGCTCATCTTTGTCACTTGCCCTTCCCTCTTGGTCATCATGCATGTGGCCTACCGGGAGGACCGTGAGAAGAAGAACCGGGAGAAGAATGGGGAGAATTGCCCCAGGCTCTACAGCAACACGGGCAAGAAGCATGGCGGGCTGTGGTGGACCTACCTGCTCAGCCTCTTCTTCAAGCTTATCATAGAGATCCTGTTCCTCTACCTCCTCCACAAGATATGGGACAGCTTTGACTTGCCACGGCTGGTCAAGTGCTCCAACGTGGACCCCTGCCCCAACATTGTAGACTGCTACATTGCTCGGCCAACCGAGAAAAGAGTCTTCACGTACTTTATGGTCGGGGCCTCAGCCATCTGCATCATCCTTACGGTCTGTGAGATCTTCTACCTCATCTTCAAGCGGGTTGTCCAGAGTGCACGGAAGTGGAAGAAGTCCACCAAGCGCTCCGTCAGCTACAGCAAGGCCTCCACCTGCCGGTGCCACCTCAAGACGGAGGAGAAGGACAAGTCCCAGATGAGGTGGGTGGCAGCCCTGTGGGCTTTGGCTCCCAACCTGACTGCTGTCTGA
- the LOC121084290 gene encoding gap junction beta-5 protein-like, giving the protein MNWGVFEGLLSGVNKYSTAFGRIWLSLVFIFRLLVYVVAAERVWSDDHKDFDCNTRQPGCTNVCFDHFFPVSHIRLWALQLILVTCPSLLVIMHVAYREAKEQRHRAAGGDNCHRIYPNPGKKRGGLWWTYLLSLVFKAGVDVVFLYIFYRFYRNYTLPRVVKCELPPCPNVVDCFISRPTEKNIFTLFMVVTACICVVLSIIEAIYLIGKRCRECLRASSTESCRHSQDCPLSCTEPAGTEGQVFHGVDYKPPTASIPPTASTPPTASIPGTLPEEEALS; this is encoded by the coding sequence ATGAACTGGGGGGTGTTCGAAGGGCTCCTCAGCGGGGTCAACAAGTACTCCACAGCCTTCGGCCGCATCTGGCTCTCCCTCGTCTTCATCTTCCGCCTGCTGGTCTACGTGGTGGCAGCCGAGCGGGTCTGGAGCGATGACCACAAGGACTTTGACTGCAACACGCGGCAGCCGGGCTGCACCAACGTCTGCTTCGACCACTTCTTCCCTGTCTCCCACATCCGCCTCTGGGCCCTGCAGCTCATCCTGGTGACCTGTCCATCCCTCCTGGTCATCATGCACGTGGCCTACCGGGAAGCCAAGGAACAGAGGCACCGCGCCGCCGGCGGGGACAACTGCCACCGCATCTACCCCAACCCTGGCAAGAAGCGGGGAGGACTGTGGTGGACCTACCTGCTCAGCCTGGTCTTCAAGGCCGGCGTGGATGTGGTCTTCCTCTACATCTTCTACCGCTTCTACAGGAACTACACCCTGCCCCGGGTGGTGAAGTGTgagctgcccccctgccccaacgTGGTGGACTGCTTCATCTCCCGGCCCACCGAGAAGAACATCTTCACCCTTTTCATGGTGGTCACCGCCTGCATCTGCGTCGTATTGAGCATCATCGAGGCCATCTACCTGATCGGCAAGCGGTGCCGCGAGTGTTTGCGAGCCAGCAGCACCGAGAGCTGTCGGCACAGCCAGGACTGCCCGCTCTCCTGCACCGAGCCTGCAGGCACGGAGGGGCAGGTTTTCCATGGGGTGGACTACAAACCCCCCACAGCCTCCATCCCCCCCACAgcctccaccccccccacagCCTCCATCCCTGGCACGCTGCCTGAGGAGGAGGCTCTTTCCTAG